From the Candidatus Thermoplasmatota archaeon genome, one window contains:
- the thiC gene encoding phosphomethylpyrimidine synthase ThiC: protein MTIIQEAQKGIITDEIKEIAKVERIEAETIRRRVAEGKIVIPYNPIHSPKPIGIGKGLRVKVNANIGTSREYCNIEEEIKKAKVAMEAGSHAIMDLSTGGNLDEIRKKLLKTIDIPFGTVPIYQAGVNAIEKKKAIVEMTSDDMFNSFKNQAEQGVDFAVAHVGVTKESVERLKRQHRLIPMVSRGGAFHMAWILHNEEENPLYKEFDYLLEIAKEYDLTLSLGDGMRSGGLYDSNDRAKFQELLIIGELVERARNAGVQSMVEGPGHMPLQDIEPNIKVMKRVTGEAPYFVLGPLVTDIAPGYDHIVGGIGGAIAGYHGADFLCYVTPAEHLSLPDVDDVRDGVIASRIAAHAADIAKGIDYDIDAEFSKARHELDWKKMFQSCIDPKKAKEYRKRRKPTEDPRTCSMCGRFCAIEIVEKYLKE from the coding sequence ATGACTATAATACAGGAAGCACAGAAAGGCATAATCACCGACGAGATAAAAGAAATTGCCAAGGTAGAAAGAATTGAAGCTGAAACGATAAGAAGGAGAGTTGCTGAAGGAAAAATTGTCATACCATATAACCCAATTCATTCCCCGAAGCCGATAGGCATAGGAAAGGGGCTGCGCGTAAAAGTTAATGCCAACATAGGCACTTCCAGGGAATACTGCAATATTGAAGAAGAAATAAAGAAGGCAAAAGTGGCAATGGAGGCGGGCTCGCATGCAATAATGGATCTTTCCACCGGCGGGAATCTCGACGAGATAAGAAAAAAACTGCTTAAAACAATTGATATTCCTTTTGGTACTGTTCCAATATACCAAGCAGGAGTAAATGCAATAGAAAAGAAAAAAGCCATTGTGGAAATGACTTCTGATGACATGTTTAATTCGTTTAAAAATCAGGCAGAACAGGGAGTGGATTTTGCAGTTGCCCATGTCGGAGTCACAAAGGAAAGCGTTGAAAGGTTGAAGAGGCAACACCGTCTCATCCCTATGGTTTCCAGGGGAGGGGCATTCCATATGGCATGGATTCTGCATAATGAAGAAGAAAATCCGCTCTATAAAGAATTTGACTATCTGCTGGAAATAGCAAAAGAATATGACCTAACATTGAGCCTTGGGGATGGAATGCGTTCTGGCGGCCTCTACGACTCAAATGACAGAGCGAAATTCCAGGAGCTTCTTATAATCGGGGAGCTGGTGGAAAGAGCGAGAAATGCAGGCGTGCAGAGCATGGTCGAGGGACCTGGCCACATGCCCCTTCAGGATATAGAGCCGAATATAAAAGTAATGAAGAGAGTTACTGGAGAGGCTCCATATTTTGTTCTCGGTCCGCTGGTAACAGATATAGCCCCGGGCTATGACCATATCGTTGGGGGAATCGGGGGGGCCATAGCAGGCTATCATGGTGCTGATTTTCTTTGTTATGTTACTCCGGCGGAGCATCTATCGCTTCCTGACGTGGACGATGTGAGAGACGGTGTGATAGCAAGCAGAATAGCAGCCCATGCAGCAGATATCGCAAAAGGAATAGATTATGATATTGATGCAGAATTTTCCAAAGCAAGACATGAACTGGACTGGAAGAAGATGTTCCAATCATGCATAGACCCGAAGAAGGCAAAAGAGTACAGGAAAAGAAGAAAACCTACAGAAGACCCGAGAACATGCTCAATGTGCGGAAGATTTTGTGCCATCGAGATAGTGGAAAAATATCTAAAAGAATAG
- a CDS encoding aldolase/citrate lyase family protein gives MKIRKKGISGTENKRDCTVTVLEGEGIEIKGKDKNMFGEHIESLIKKRLDELDVKAQVKVEENGSLDYVIMARLEAALQKACGEDLHDVVIKREDMHVGPRRSRMYIPGNNPRMINSAGVYGCDCLILDLEDSVAVGQKEDARYLVKNALKYVDFENSELWVRVNKETAKDDISVIKYGSPHGICLPKVKGKEDVVILDNILEEEGLDAKIMPIVETAKGVENISEIAGAGDNVVAIAFGAEDFTSDMGGKRTWDSLFYARCRIVTSARAHGVQALDTIYPDVENMMGLKEETMKIVEMGFDGKGVIHPNQIKIIHECFMPSDEEVEKAKKIIEAVEEAHARGLGTASLNGRMIDLPVEKRARRILERAQLRP, from the coding sequence ATGAAAATTAGAAAGAAAGGAATTTCTGGAACGGAAAACAAAAGGGATTGCACCGTAACGGTTCTTGAGGGAGAGGGCATCGAAATAAAGGGAAAAGACAAGAATATGTTCGGAGAGCACATTGAATCGTTAATTAAGAAAAGGTTAGACGAACTCGATGTGAAGGCGCAGGTAAAAGTGGAAGAGAACGGCTCGCTGGATTATGTTATAATGGCAAGGCTGGAGGCAGCACTCCAAAAAGCATGCGGGGAGGACTTACATGATGTTGTCATAAAGAGGGAGGATATGCACGTTGGGCCACGAAGAAGCAGGATGTATATCCCCGGCAACAATCCGAGGATGATCAACAGTGCAGGCGTTTACGGCTGCGACTGCCTTATACTTGATCTTGAGGATTCTGTTGCAGTGGGGCAGAAAGAGGATGCCCGCTACCTGGTAAAAAATGCCCTTAAATATGTCGACTTCGAAAACTCCGAGCTCTGGGTGAGAGTGAATAAGGAGACGGCAAAAGACGATATTTCTGTTATAAAGTATGGCTCACCGCATGGAATTTGCCTGCCAAAAGTTAAAGGAAAAGAGGACGTTGTGATACTCGATAACATCCTTGAGGAGGAAGGACTGGATGCAAAAATAATGCCGATAGTGGAAACGGCAAAAGGGGTGGAGAACATTTCTGAAATTGCAGGTGCAGGCGATAATGTTGTCGCTATTGCATTTGGAGCGGAGGATTTCACGAGTGATATGGGTGGAAAGAGAACATGGGATTCATTGTTTTATGCGAGATGCAGGATTGTTACGTCTGCAAGGGCACACGGTGTGCAGGCTTTAGATACTATCTATCCAGATGTCGAAAATATGATGGGGCTGAAAGAGGAAACGATGAAAATAGTGGAGATGGGGTTCGACGGAAAAGGCGTAATACACCCTAACCAGATAAAAATAATCCACGAATGTTTCATGCCTAGCGATGAAGAAGTTGAGAAGGCAAAGAAAATAATAGAGGCTGTTGAAGAAGCCCATGCCAGAGGACTTGGAACTGCATCCTTAAACGGCAGGATGATTGATTTGCCCGTTGAGAAAAGGGCGAGGAGAATACTGGAAAGAGCACAGCTTAGACCGTAA
- a CDS encoding HD domain-containing protein, with amino-acid sequence MNGFEEIFPLIQEIKDEEMKKKVVECWKVAMRRGGWKNLDDVPFTLLLPDAGCLVDHVNRVAGMAYAVGKKRGDVDMDLLITGAVLHDVGKLLEYERVDGGTRKSYLGKILRHPVSGAALAAEVGLNDKVVSIIASHSKEGNFVERIPEGIIVHHCDFIDFEIAGGKK; translated from the coding sequence ATGAATGGATTTGAAGAGATATTCCCATTGATCCAGGAGATAAAGGATGAAGAAATGAAAAAAAAGGTTGTCGAATGCTGGAAAGTGGCCATGAGAAGAGGAGGATGGAAAAATCTTGATGACGTACCTTTTACGCTTTTATTACCTGATGCAGGATGTCTTGTTGACCATGTGAACAGAGTTGCAGGGATGGCATATGCCGTGGGAAAGAAAAGGGGAGATGTGGATATGGATTTGCTTATTACAGGAGCTGTATTGCACGATGTCGGAAAACTTCTGGAATATGAAAGAGTTGACGGGGGTACAAGAAAATCTTATCTGGGCAAAATTTTGCGGCATCCTGTCAGTGGAGCAGCTCTTGCGGCCGAGGTGGGGCTGAATGATAAAGTGGTGAGTATCATTGCATCCCATTCCAAGGAGGGAAATTTTGTGGAGAGAATACCCGAAGGAATTATCGTCCACCACTGTGATTTTATTGATTTTGAAATAGCCGGAGGGAAAAAATGA
- a CDS encoding type II toxin-antitoxin system VapC family toxin, with amino-acid sequence MSKLFYIDSNIFFYAKTMDRRYGKSCAKIVRNPAKGEIDGMASTLMLLEVANALRKYGLVGEVKDEIDAIYSLPMKIVPLNDTIIRWAGGIYDEVKISPYDCVHAATMKKFGVKEIISVNKDFDKVPNIKRIKPI; translated from the coding sequence GTGAGTAAGTTGTTTTATATCGATAGCAACATTTTCTTCTATGCAAAAACCATGGACAGGCGGTATGGCAAATCTTGTGCAAAAATTGTTAGAAATCCTGCAAAAGGCGAAATAGATGGAATGGCATCGACTTTGATGCTGCTCGAAGTTGCGAATGCGTTGAGGAAATATGGGTTAGTTGGAGAAGTGAAGGATGAAATAGATGCAATTTACTCCTTGCCGATGAAGATAGTTCCATTAAATGATACCATCATAAGATGGGCAGGCGGAATTTACGATGAAGTCAAAATAAGCCCCTATGACTGTGTCCATGCAGCAACTATGAAAAAGTTTGGAGTGAAAGAAATAATCTCTGTAAATAAAGATTTTGATAAAGTTCCAAATATTAAAAGAATAAAGCCGATATAG
- a CDS encoding AbrB/MazE/SpoVT family DNA-binding domain-containing protein, with translation MEETRVTEKFQVTIPKKVREKMGIVPGEIMIVESLEENEVRLKRFKVVKDPVKILIGKRRFDKHISVKELEEKMESE, from the coding sequence ATGGAAGAAACAAGAGTTACCGAAAAATTTCAAGTTACCATACCCAAAAAAGTGAGGGAAAAAATGGGCATCGTGCCAGGGGAAATCATGATTGTAGAATCATTGGAAGAGAATGAGGTAAGATTAAAAAGGTTTAAAGTAGTGAAAGATCCCGTAAAAATTCTGATAGGTAAAAGACGTTTCGACAAACACATATCTGTTAAAGAACTGGAAGAAAAGATGGAAAGTGAGTAA